In the Mytilus trossulus isolate FHL-02 chromosome 1, PNRI_Mtr1.1.1.hap1, whole genome shotgun sequence genome, one interval contains:
- the LOC134685054 gene encoding serine/threonine-protein kinase RIO1-like: MSKDTVEGQFDDADIVSYTSSSDNKLTETDIVIKDEDWDDYDDNDDDSDLYDWYGETGDFTKKYNAAVLNSQQPNASRNKQVKTNATKNFQPVEKTMKKYVDKINVEKYAGPQLSNKAMSALVEKGRKMDNDRYRGKDKADRATAEQVMDKRTRLILFKFLSKGIISEINGCISTGKEANVYHATGVDQDMAVKVYKTSILVFKDRDKYVSGEFRFRHGYCKHNPRKMVQTWAEKEMRNLIRIHQAGILCPEPILLKSHVLVMRFIGTDGWPAPLLKDSDISESKARELYLECIHMVRTLYHQCKLIHADLSEFNMLYHNGNIYVIDVSQSVEHDHVHALEFLRKDCTNITDFFRKKGVCTLTVKELFDFVTDITINEDNIDHYLEEAMTLTSTRSHDEVTDQQKIDEQVFKNSYIPRTLDEVIDYERDIIKAKRGDSNNLLYQTVTGLKTDLTGPQQTPKLLENTDDCNRLQEDIESNKDSASDSDTESSDSENEDQGESSNKTKSYRPREESPDSKRERKKIIKEEQREKRKNKIPKHVKKRKEKSGSKNTKKGKT, translated from the exons ATGTCAAAAGATACAGTAGAAGGGCAGTTTGATGATGCTGACATTGTAAG ctaTACAAGTTCATCTGATAACAAATTAACAGAAACAG ACATAGTAATTAAAGATGAAGATTGGGATGACTATGATGACAATGATGATGATAGTGATTTATATGACTGGTATGGAGAAACCGGAGATTTCACAAAGAAATACAATGCAGCAGTATTAAATAGTCAACAG CCAAATGCATCCAGAAATAAGCAAGTAAAGACAAATGCTACAAAGAACTTCCAGCCAGTAGAAAAgacaatgaaaaaatatgtgGATAAGATAAATGTTG AGAAATATGCAGGACCACAACTGTCCAACAAAGCCATGTCAGCATTAGTAGAAAAAGGAAGGAAAATGGACAATGATAG atacagggGAAAAGACAAAGCTGACCGAGCTACTGCAGAGCAGGTTATGGACAAGAGAACACGTTTAATTCTCTTCAAGTTTCTAAGTAAAGGTATTATATCAGAGATCAATGGTTGTATCAGCACAGGAAAAGAGGCCAATGTCTACCATGCTACAGGCGTAGATCAGGATATGGCTGTTAAG gTCTATAAAACATCAATATTGGTTTTCAAAGACAGGGACAAATATGTATCGGGGGAATTCAG GTTTAGACACGGTTACTGTAAACACAATCCAAGGAAGATGGTACAGACTTGGGCTGAGAAAGAAATGAGAAATCTCATCAG aataCATCAAGCTGGTATTTTATGTCCAGAACCAATCCTACTAAAGAGCCATGTTTTGGTTATGAGATTTATAGGTACAGATGGCTG gCCAGCACCTCTATTAAAAGACAGCGACATCTCAGAATCTAAGGCTAGAGAGTTGTATTTAGAGTGTATACATATGGTTAGAACTTTATATCACCAATGTAAACTTATCCATGCTGATCTAAGTGAATTCAATATGTT ATATCATAATGGTAATATTTATGTGATAGATGTTTCTCAGTCAGTAGAACATGATCATGTCCATGCTTTAGAGTTCCTCAGGAAGGATTGTACTAATATTACAG ATTTTTTTAGAAAGAAGGGTGTATGTACATTGACAGTAAaagaattatttgattttgtaactGACATTACAATTAATGAAGATAACATTGACCATTATTTGGAAgaagctatgaccttgacctctacTAGATCTCATGATGAAGTCACAGATCAACAAAAAATAGATGAACAG GTTTTCAAGAATTCTTATATTCCTCGTACACTGGATGAGGTCATTGATTATGAAAGAGACATCATAAAGGCAAAGAGAGGAGACTCTAATAAT CTGTTGTATCAAACTGTAACAGGATTAAAGACAGATTTGACTGGGCCACAACAG acaccaaaattattagaaaatacTGATGACTGTAACAGGTTACAAGAAGACATAGAAAGTAACAAGGATAGTGCTTCTGATAGTGATACAGAGTCGTCAGATAGTGAGAATGAAGATCAGGGTGAATCTAGTAATAAAACCAAATCTTATAGACCTAGAGAGGAATCACCTGATAGTAAAAGG gaaaggaaaaagataattaaagaagaacaaagagaaaaaaggaaaaataaaattcctaaacatgtgaagaaaagaaaagaaaaaagtggcagcaaaaatacaaagaaaGGGAAAACTTGA
- the LOC134685048 gene encoding voltage-dependent calcium channel subunit alpha-2/delta-2-like, with product MMYYLHFLLAVTTLLIILPKDITCYPGEERYDMGRLEGDVQNWAQLIENYILQLANDGICRDFSQGYLDNATYTFEQKDGKEIVKQVKEKLSDYFNKKERAAQRLAVEVGELYDTFLSENRSLQLKSLSALNETFYVDSDIPEKLPKDRKFIPYFKQEVIWNHSTIKIADEVPRDDNIVINNVYFTAALEQMFKQNQAEDSSLRWQYFGSTAGIVRIYPGREWSTNFAGFYNDYDPRVRPWYIAATSGPKDVVIILDCSLSMDGEKFSIAKGVAKTVINTLTKQDYVSVICARDSYWDDVGKWHAYSTDVLSCREEKLVPATNAHRKDIIEKIQKLKAGGTSELEKGFTIGYDLLTRSPRTGCQSIIVFVTDGKDTDAESVRCGPGYYTRSGFVPGPVCKYNWTLVWDVAEEKQKYLNPQARLFSYLIKDDAEEFPGKLACGHRGSFTKLTTGENLISQMNNYFDFLSSNARSTEPLWTSPYLDAWGLGLMVTYAVPVISKLDSDSKTIGVVGVDATLDEIENFLKKHQWGNVISFLINDQGETIYHPKLKPSTNLLEDPIFIPVSQLEMDNNGKFSKVLKNMMIGREGMVEIEKAKDGKKRTYYYAALNESEYSFAYSLADTDMFVRRSQEPKDRSSYTKSYYNLLQEYKNLMKELPDAVKNLDIRENEQRYPGLTITFNYSTIFLPPKSHCDPTQYIYDDNLAKKTLTAHKWINSFETDRGCEAGQKFHKGIRADVLITQPIEEMWKKRAFESLDQVKWTNIGLRSGVFRTFPGHRSTRAYDPTQRPWYKRTSSAPWKTSISTPYMDAAGVGKINTISQAVFEGMPVISNDECTNASQNGVPLPGGCRCDLDTDCSSRKCYLSKATKLADHRRCATVRVEGVTGLDILYDDFHNKIMESMQASNFNKSCGQIYDCPDKEPGCTTRCYLFDSKANLVVDPDFITASNLDKSKYAGVQLGKKEGEVMKDLIYKHKFFIRKETLEFQGTCRITPVEPKVTLEGIPKNPAEKDDYFKNKGPIPQFSSEFGCIQDVVSFSANDTALGRGMLTGNVSGPCMSGFYYVTSLPRTNLYLLVIEDWNNYRETLFYNFNCRITRSIVNSGAHRIINGTCAHEDHSTSTLAAEEKCPVLRDLDLKCAYTHGNVCQISMILLSSVLTVTFTLVFS from the exons ATGATGTATTATTTACACTTCTTATTAGCTGTTACCACACTTTTGATTATCTTACCAAAGGATATCACATGTTATCCAGGGGAAGAAAGATACGATATGGGTAGATTAGAAGGAGATGTACAGAACTGGGCTCAACTGATAGAAAACTACATACTGCAG CTAGCTAATGATGGGATCTGTAGAGATTTCTCCCAGGGTTACTTAGATAATGCTACATACACCTTTGAACAGAAAGATGGGAAAGAAATTGTCAAACAAGTGAAAGAAAAACTGAGTgattatttcaacaaaaaggAAAGAGCTGCACAG AGACTCGCAGTAGAAGTAGGAGAATTGTATGACACTTTTTTGTCAGAGAACAGAAGTTTACAATTGAAATCTTTGTCAGCATTAAATGAGACCTTCTATGTGGACTCTGATATCCCAGAAAAATTACCAAAAGATCGCAAGTTTATCCC GTATTTCAAGCAGGAAGTCATATGGAACCATTCTACAATAAAGATTGCAGATGAAGTACCCAGAGATGACAAtattgttataaacaatgtttatttcACTGCTGCATTGGaacaaatgtttaaacaaaaccaGGCTGAAGATTCTTCTCTCAG atgGCAGTACTTTGGATCAACAGCAGGAATTGTAAGAATTTATCCAGGAAGAGAATGGTCTACAAATTTTGCTGGATTTTACAATGATTATGATCCTCGAGTTAGACCATGGTATATTGCTGCTACAAGCGGTCCAAAAGATGTAGTCATTATCTTAGATTGCAG tcTATCAATGGATGGCGAAAAATTCAGTATAGCTAAAGGTGTAGCCAAAACTGTGATAAACACATTGACAAAACAGGACTATGTCAGTGTTATATGTGCCAGAGACTCATACTGGGATGATGTTGGCAA GTGGCATGCATATTCGACAGATGTTCTAAGCTGTCGTGAAGAAAAGTTGGTGCCTGCTACCAATGCTCATCGTAAAGATATCATAGAAAAGATTCAGAAACTTAAAGCAGGAGGCACAAGTGAACTTGA GAAGGGATTTACTATTGGGTATGACCTACTAACTAGAAGTCCCAGGACAGGATGTCAGTCTATTATTGTATTTGTCACGGATGGTAAAGATACAGATGCTGAAAGTGTCAGATGTGGACCAG GTTACTATACCAGAAGTGGATTTGTACCTGGACCAGTATGTAAATACAACTGGACATTAGTATGGGATGTAGCTGAAGAGAAACAGAAGTACCTTAACCCTCAG GCCAGATTATTTAGTTATTTAATCAAAGATGATGCTGAAGAGTTTCCAGGCAAGTTAGCTTGTGGACATAGAGGCAGCTTCACCAAACTTACCACTGGTGAAAATTTAATCTCACAGAtgaacaattattttgatttcttgTCTTCTAATGCCAGAAGCACAGAGCCTTTGTGGACATCACCTTATTTAGATGCCTGGGGCCTTGGTTTGATGGTGACTTATGCTGTCCCAGTCATAAGCAAACTAGACTCAGATAGCAA GACAATAGGAGTAGTTGGAGTAGATGCTACACTGGATGAGATTGAGAACTTTCTAAAGAAACACCAGTGGGGAAATGTTATTTCCTTCTTAATTAATGACCAAGGGGAGACAATTTATCATCCAAAACTGAAGCCTAGTACAAAT CTACTAGAAGACCCTATATTTATACCAGTTTCCCAGTTGGAGATGGACAATAATGGTAAATTTTCTAAAGTCCTTAAGAACATGATGATTGGAAGAGAAGGAATGGTCGAAATAGAAAAAGCAAAAGATGGAAAGAAAAGG ACTTATTACTATGCTGCACTGAATGAATCAGAATATTCCTTTGCATACAGTTTAGCTGACACAGATAtg tttgtCAGGAGATCTCAGGAGCCAAAAGACAGATCAAGTTATACAAAGAGCTATTATAACCTTCTTCAGGAATATAAAAACTTAATGAAAGAATTACCTGATGCAGTGAAAAATCTAGATATCAGGGAAAATGAGCAACGGTATCCAGGATTAACAATTACCTTCAATTATTCTACCATTTTTCTTCCTCCTAAAAGTCATTGTGATccaacacaatatatatatgatgataACTTGGCTAAAAAGACTTTAACAGCACATAAATGGATTAACAGTTTTGAAACAGATCGTGGCTGTGAAGCTGGACAGAAATTTCATAAAGGGATTAG agCTGATGTTTTAATAACACAACCAATAGAAGAAATGTGGAAAAAGAGAGCATTTGAATCCCTTGATCAAGTGAAATGGACAAATATTGGTCTAAGAAGTGGAGTATTTAGAACATTTCCAGGTCACAGGTCAACCAGAGCATATGATCCAACAca GAGACCATGGTATAAAAGAACCAGCAGTGCCCCCTGGAAAACCTCTATATCTACACCTTATATGGATGCTGCAGGAGTTGGTAAAATCAACACTATATCTCAGGCTGTGTTTGAAGGGATGCCAGTGATAAGTAATGATGAATGTACTAATGCATCACAGAATGGAGTACCACTTCCTGGTGGATGTAGATGTGATCTAGATACCGATTGTAGTAGCA gaaagtGTTATCTGAGTAAAGCTACAAAGTTAGCTGATCATAGACGTTGTGCCACTGTTAGAGTAGAAGGAGTTACTGGccttgatattttatatgatgaTTTCCATAATAAGATCATGGAGAGTATGCAGGCTAGTAACTTCAACAAATCTTGTGGTCAGATTTATGATTGTCCAGATAAAGAACCAGGCTGTACAACAAG ATGTTACCTGTTTGATAGTAAAGCAAACTTGGTAGTTGATCCTGATTTTATTACTGCTAGTAACTTAGACAAGAGTAAATATGCAGGTGTACAGCTTGGAAAGAAAGAAGGAGAAGTTATGAAAGATCTCATTTACAAACATAAATTCTTTATCAGAAAGGAAACTTTAGAATTCCAGGGCACATGTAGAATTACTCCAGTGGAACCAAAG gtAACATTGGAAGGAATACCAAAGAATCCTGCAGAGAAAGATGactatttcaaaaacaaaggtCCAATACCTCAATTCAGTAGTGAGTTTGGATGTATCCAGGATGTTGTCAGCTTCAGTGCTAATGATACAGCTCTAG GTAGAGGTATGTTGACAGGGAATGTCTCAGGACCGTGTATGTCAGGTTTCTACTATGTAACATCTCTTCCAAGGACCAATCTTTATCTATTAGTTATAGAGGACTGGAATAATTACAGAGAGACTTTGTTTTATAACTTTAATTGTAGAATCACAAGAAG